The candidate division TA06 bacterium B3_TA06 genome includes a region encoding these proteins:
- a CDS encoding rhamnulose-1-phosphate aldolase codes for MALRKALSKHEAEICRVAGLLAERGWAEANGGNLSLRLETSFDPIGERFPLNIPRPELEGHSLLLTTTGSRMRDLAENPLENLCLVGIVDSGSSFLAESEGGEVTSEFPTHLAVHALLVKERSDHHALLHTHPTFLIALTHLVKDKAELRDTLIRMFPEAALLLHDNLEVLDYITLGSDELGAATVEAIRRVCGVIWRGHGLVATGANLSCTLDLVEVAEKAARIALLLGDSSKECGLSDDQLKGIYEAFGD; via the coding sequence ATGGCACTCAGAAAGGCTCTAAGCAAGCATGAGGCTGAGATTTGCAGGGTTGCCGGGCTTCTGGCCGAGCGCGGCTGGGCCGAAGCCAATGGCGGCAACCTCTCCCTTAGGTTGGAGACCTCCTTTGATCCCATAGGGGAGAGGTTTCCTTTGAACATCCCAAGGCCTGAACTTGAGGGGCACTCGCTTCTGCTCACCACCACCGGCAGCAGGATGCGGGATTTGGCCGAGAATCCTTTAGAGAACCTGTGTCTTGTGGGGATCGTGGATTCCGGCAGCTCTTTCCTCGCAGAAAGCGAAGGAGGAGAAGTAACGAGCGAGTTTCCCACCCACCTTGCGGTGCACGCCCTACTCGTCAAGGAACGCTCTGATCATCATGCGTTACTTCATACCCATCCAACCTTCCTCATCGCTTTAACTCATCTTGTTAAGGACAAGGCTGAGCTCCGCGATACCCTTATTCGTATGTTCCCTGAAGCGGCTCTTCTATTACATGACAACCTGGAGGTCCTCGATTACATAACCCTTGGCAGCGATGAACTTGGCGCCGCAACTGTAGAGGCTATCCGGCGTGTCTGTGGCGTAATCTGGCGAGGGCACGGGCTGGTGGCAACCGGCGCGAACCTTTCATGTACACTTGATCTTGTAGAGGTTGCGGAGAAGGCTGCACGGATCGCTCTTCTTCTCGGGGATAGTAGCAAGGAGTGCGGACTCTCTGATGACCAGCTTAAAGGTATCTACGAGGCCTTTGGGGATTGA
- the lgt gene encoding prolipoprotein diacylglyceryl transferase, translating to MYPVLFQIAGFQIRTYSLMLLLAFVVGIILLWLILKRRTLIDPAVVSDFAFWVIIGVVIGARLAYVFMHWPEFADNPAAIFKIWEGGAVYYGGFILALAAGLIYLRVKKIPVLPLLDAIAPVIALGEGIGRIGCFLNGCCFGQPTDVCGVTFPEHSFASSIFGPGHSIWPTQLFQSGGGILLFVILFLLMRLVRLRKGQLFAIFLAGLGAFRFGVNFLRYYEDTLNLRTNNWIAIGLVIVGVGLAIYFGRTQEKVPTPQWVAAERKKMAEARRKKEQGRSKKSKKSKKASRRR from the coding sequence ATGTATCCTGTCCTTTTCCAGATAGCTGGTTTTCAAATCCGCACCTACAGCTTGATGCTTTTGCTGGCTTTCGTTGTAGGGATAATTCTTCTCTGGCTTATCCTGAAACGCCGCACCCTTATAGATCCTGCAGTGGTGAGTGACTTTGCGTTCTGGGTAATAATCGGCGTTGTGATAGGAGCACGTCTTGCTTATGTATTTATGCACTGGCCGGAGTTTGCAGATAACCCTGCTGCCATCTTTAAGATCTGGGAAGGTGGAGCGGTCTACTACGGTGGCTTCATCCTTGCCCTTGCAGCCGGTCTTATATATCTCCGTGTAAAGAAGATACCCGTGCTTCCCTTGCTGGACGCAATCGCTCCGGTAATCGCCTTAGGCGAGGGGATCGGCCGCATAGGTTGTTTCCTCAACGGCTGCTGTTTCGGTCAACCCACCGACGTCTGCGGTGTTACGTTCCCGGAGCATTCCTTTGCCTCCTCGATCTTCGGTCCTGGCCACTCGATCTGGCCTACCCAGCTTTTCCAGTCAGGCGGTGGGATTTTACTCTTCGTTATCCTGTTTCTCCTTATGAGGCTTGTGAGGCTTCGTAAGGGACAGCTTTTTGCCATATTCCTCGCAGGGCTTGGCGCTTTTCGCTTCGGGGTAAACTTCCTGCGCTACTACGAGGATACCCTTAACCTGCGGACGAACAACTGGATCGCCATCGGTCTTGTGATTGTAGGAGTTGGTTTAGCCATTTACTTCGGTCGGACTCAGGAGAAGGTGCCCACCCCGCAGTGGGTTGCTGCCGAGCGCAAAAAGATGGCAGAAGCCAGACGCAAGAAGGAACAAGGGAGGTCAAAGAAATCCAAGAAGTCCAAGAAAGCTTCTCGCCGAAGATAG